Below is a genomic region from Belonocnema kinseyi isolate 2016_QV_RU_SX_M_011 chromosome 4, B_treatae_v1, whole genome shotgun sequence.
CATGTAATGAAGTATTTTctctttttaggatgaataaataagcaacttagaatattttctaaactttattaaataaattttgaacgtaatgcaaattttggtaaaacatattgtataaaaatctttCTGCTTGGAAAATTGGACTAGCCTCACGAGAATCATTAGCAAATCGATTCTCAAGACAAATTAGAAGAAAGGGAACTATGTAGGTgctgtaaattaaaaatcaaaagaataatgctctttcaattttcattctttttttcttgagcaAGTCTCACATGTGGTAACAGTTGTAGAATGTTTTCTACGTGCAAATTGTTTACATTCGCAAATTGTTTACGGCGAAAGAGCAGCAGTTCAAATGGCTGCATAGCAACAGGACGAGGGATAGCAGGAGCCGTGCCGCATAACTCTAGGCCGTTATGACTACAcatgaaattaacgaaaaatgcggTCCACGGGACCGCCGCACGGAATCCTAAGGGTTAAAAACAAGAGATCGAAAATtgggacgattacattacactctcatgaatgagaatgtaataaatattttgtcttcaaagtatgggaaatgatagtgaacatgctaacggacgttccgtACAcactttttgtgggttaattccaaaaaatttgattttgctaaaaacgtgtgtgtatattgcGAGGTTATGTGTATTACAATTCTCCCGAGTGTTACTTCCAAACAGACCCCTGGCACTCTTGAGTTGAAAATGACGGAAATGTTGACCGTGGCCACAGTGGCGCTAGCTGTGCATTGGGCCGACTAGCTGCGCAAATGCATATGATAATGTTaatatttacacttttagtttaaaaaaaagacgtttttaagtatttttacttGCAATAACGGTAAAGTACAAGAGTTTGACATCcagtgaacaaaaatttgtttaaaaaaatggtgaaatgtgTGATTGTCGGGTGCAAATTTGGATACAGTTACAAGTAGTCAGGCACTAAAcatgtaaatatattattgtgCCTAAGAATGAAAGAATAATAAAACTTTGGCAAATAGCGATTTTTCGCGATGAATTCAAACAGCACTTTTATCAATGTTTCACCATTGTTATACCACGATTTTTATTGTGCAATATTAACAGATCAATGATTAAACttcaaggaaaaatgaatttgtatactAGTTCGTTCTTAGGTTTTAtataatttcatactttttgaGTTTGTaactcaaaacaatattttaaaaagtatttttaatgttcaattattattaataaataatcatatcatgtaatattaatataattattcactttaatcaagacaataaattataatatcaacATTTAAATATAGATGACAGAACTTCTAAATGAACTGCCCGCCAAAAAGTAAACcgaattttcgtataaaactggagcaacttacattttttcataataaattttgctttgaaaaatataagaagctTTCTTGATTAGCGTACTGCAGTAGAAAATTTGATAATATCtttcttattatataaaaattgaatttttacgtttttccCAATGCATTTGAATGAATCTCGGCCCAATGAACAGTCAGCGCCACCGTGGTGGCCACGGTCAACTCTCACGTCACTTCTAAAGCATAGGCTGGGTAGGAAGAGCCAGGTCGCTGCTTCCAAaccacacaatatttttggccgaaaactttagacacacataaacatattaactaatgtcccggaaccaaccttgtttgtagacaatcaaaaaagtttatttcataaataacttccaaattatcggaatgacagagctaAAAACGACGTAACcataaaataatgcacatgcataaaatttgtatttagcacaataattcgttttgttattatccctcaaaaaagtgtCCGGGACGTCcgtcatgatattttatagcatctctgaattcagttttaaaaaatgttatttttcgtgggaaaaaagccggagaaactgtacccgattgaaaaaaaaataagaaaaaacttcattgaattcagcAAGTTTAAACcgagattagaaaatttcaaggtgatgttaaaaaaacgtaggatcaattaaataaaacttataaaaattattttaaacatccaTTGCAtaaagtagaattgagtaaattaaaaagaattcaagcgaatgaaaaaaattccaagaattgaaaagaattcataaTGAATTAATGCAAATCaagggtgaattccaaataataagttgaaatcattgaaaccccactcattttcaagcaaaagaaaatacaaatgaattggaaataatttaaaaaaaaaacgaaaaaattccattcatttcagtaaaatttgagggaattcagatgaatttctaaaaaataagttaaaatcaaTCAAACCCTactaatttgtaaccaaaaaagaattaaaatgaattagaaatagttttaagaatcgaaaaaattccattgagCTCAGTAAAACTTACGGAAATTTAGaggtatttaaaagaaatgagaagaattcgatgatattcataaaaaatccagctgaatttaaaaatcatttaaagttaattgaaaacaattcaaaaatatttttaaaaaaacatttaattgagtaagttttgaaatgagtttagaaaaataagagagaatgaattcaacaaaaactttttaaaaattcattgaattgaatgaatttgaaaaattcaaaaaaattcaggataatttaAGAAGAATGCCGGgcgaattctaaattaaattccaaaaattatttaaaaatctcttcaaatctttgaaaccctatgaAATCCCTCACTTTTTGTGAATATactctttgaaatccattaaagttGTTAACACCCTTCTCAATTCCTAGAAATagtttaaatctattaaaaatgccttgagatcttttacaataccctaaaatatttcatcaaaagagttctaagaatcttaaaatttgtcaaaatatttcaaatcctttgaaacctcttgaaatcccttaatcctttgtaaagttcttgaaaatacttGGGAATTTTGTACAATACCATCAGATATCTCAAATCCTTTGCAATCCCATTAAgttattgaaatccattaaaacaattttttgtattgctttaaaataacctaaaatattaaaaatcattaaaatcttgacaatttttaaagatcttgaaaatgccaaggaatttgaaaaaataccttaaattatttcaaatccttttatcaTACTGTTAATTGATTCTCAAAAGCagttaaacaaaaacttttaaaagttcaataaaaccATCTGAAATAAgcagaattgattaaatttagaagaattcaattgaattaNNNNNNNNNNNNNNNNNNNNNNNNNNNNNNNNNNNNNNNNNNNNNNNNNNNNNNNNNNNNNNNNNNNNNNNNNNNNNNNNNNNNNNNNNNNNNNNNNNNNTTCTAGAAACTTTTAGAGTGATCACCATCCCGTTAAATTTTATGAATCCTGGCAATATTTCCTGaagttgtggaaaatttattaaaataccttgagggctttaaaattccttaaaatcattgaaatcctcggaaatctgataaaatcctggaaaattctttaaaatatattaaaacctggtagttctgtaaaatcgttccatttcTTGCGAAATTCAAAAAAGcatttatcctaaaatatttcaaacacattgaaatcccttcaaattaatgaaattaataaaaaatccattggaatctttttaaattccctgaaatattttgaaattaaaagctcttgaaagtgcCTCAGTCGGGTGCAGTAGGGGATATAGGGACCGGTAAGTGCGGCCTGTGaatgaaatttgcaatttttaaatattttccagtttattgtcaataatttgtgaacaaaattatgattttcatcttcaaaaatattaaaaacgtaCTAACTAGTCTGCCGTACTTTTGAAGAAAGGCTCTCTctatatttattctgaaaaaggaTTGTTTTATATCGCcgaattcataataaaaataactaattcatCTGTACAAATAGAcattagaaattcaaattaaattcacagATAATTTGACCCTAATAAATCCTATCTACACATATTTCTTCGAAATATGGTGATATACTGTTGAAGAAAGGCTCGATTTACAAAACGGTAAGTTGATCAACACGGATTTCACTTTTGCGGGGCCGATTGCGCGCCGATTAACTACCTcgaaaaacttacctttttttatttgtttttttatgaattttctcgcCTACGTTGcgcatatataaatatatgcgcatatataaacaattaaaattattacttttgttgCGCAAATTAATAGAACAGGTCCGAATTACCCAAGAacgagtttttttctaaaaaaaaaaaaccatcatATATTGGAAGATGCAGATCAGTAGAAAtgcaaactcatttttttcaatatttccgtTCCATCTGCTAATGTAGAGCCTTTGTTTAAAAGTAAGAAAGTTTCAAGAGTTATCATTCCCAATTTTGcagtacattttcaaaataaactacTAATTTTCACTTGTGTTCAATTTGTTATCATGTTCCAcaaatcacttttaatttaaaaacagcatTTATACAAAGATAAATCATAATTCTTTACAACTGTGATATGAACTAAAGAGCAAAACTTTGACGAATTAAAGAAGACTAAATTAGAGCATTTtagtcgaaacatttttaaaacataagtTTAGCAATGGggattcttaaaattaaattctttcaaaaaagtaaagaatttcccattgaaaatgaccaattattctgttttgcaatttaaatcattttgtgttacaaaaatgaatccaaaatttaaaatttcaaaattcgaagTTAAATTCGTAATTTGCCAACTTCAAATTGAAGTAGATacttcaaaaatgaacttttcaaacctaaaaaatttcaaatcgaaccATTAAGGTATTATGGACAGCCATGTTGTAGAGAATCTCTCTTAAGAAAATAagctatcttttttttttaattcgttatgaAGCGGTAAGAAAAATAGTTGAgccaaaaacaaatttgttaaataaacgaTTTCTTAatgtttcaaggttttttttcaagaaaaatcataatttctagTTTAAACGAGACTATCATGAATAATATTGCGAAATGTACAAGTATAATCATATATTTTCCCCcaatagaactttaaaaaaaattgtatttccaagCCTTAAAGCGTCAAATAATGAACCACTTttgatctggaaaattttaaaactaatgatttcaaactgaaaattaaacaacttaagCAATTTCAATTCGGAAGCAGTTTTACATAAataggataacttttttttaccCAAATGGGTTACTTTTGTTTtcggtatataaattatttaaggatCGCTAACAATTGAACACGTGCGATTtaaatcagaatatttttttgattgaaatttctatttttggttacacTAGTTTCATAAAACAATAATACTTGGTTATCTTCTacctttaatatttaaattactaatgaaaaatatacatatattttaaacagTGTCCAGCGATTCTTAAGAacgaaattcaaggtcttttccaggttaaaaagttaagtttttccAGATCTTTTTTcgcatcaaataatgaaataacattttgttataaatttaaaaatgagccatttcatttttgatgggccaacaatttttaaagaaagcagaatcataaataaacaaattcttaatttcttgCAAACAAGACTTcgctgaaatgattttttttcaatttggacgaaatctatcaaatagttgtgaaagctttctttaatctttgtttgtgaaatattttgtgtttgtttgaaatatcttgaaatcatcatttgaaatagtttacaaaaatctttaaaatgttttcaaatctttggaattcttgcattcttttaaaatctttatgaaatttttatgaaatattttttattgatttgaaatcgttaaaatattttcattttcttgtaattttatttaatttttattctattttaaatctttgaaacccttgcaatctttatgaaatgtgcCAAATCTGtggaaaaatgctttgaaatattttgaaacttcaaatcgtctcaaatctgcgaaatgttttaaaatctttaaaatctggtatATTTTATAATATGGTGTACACTCAAAAACTGAATGTTGAAACCCTTGAAAAATCCGTTAGCTGGCCATAgctcattctaattctgaaactgaattaacatcgaaactttcaactaataatttttataatttgtaaacgaatatcacaaaaattttaacattctatattagcggagatgaaattaaaaactgatagaattattcacaatattaaaatttgttcactCTAATcgataaaataattgataaagtcTACACAAAATGTCTCAGAATCTCTTTATTTACTCTGTAATGAGTAAatgatcaattatattttaataaataaaaaactttttagtagcaagatttcttctaaacgatgtaggttttcaaagttttcaaggtTTAAAGGATTCAAAACTGTGCTATTCAAATTAGTTTTCGGTTTCTCAAAAAACACTAGTTGTACAGAAAATAATTCTTGATATCTCACATCTGACTCTCTATTTATATTTTTCCGCAATGGgtataaaaactgaatttgacaTCTTTCGTAGCTAGAGgaggaaatattaaaaactcgCATAGTTTTTTTCTATACAAATGATCGCTAAATCAGAGccctgaaataaatatataaaaaataaaatcatccaTCAATACATACCAGCGAATGGTGTGTAATATTTCGAAAATGCCTGATCTTTGGATACATCTGGATAGAGGTACAATAAGTGCTGCAGATCAGAAACCCTGTCCGGCAGGCTTCTAATTGCAAAGTCTTTACTCGTAAAAGGCTGGAGCATAAACACTTCAGGTGTATCTGGAAAAAATAAACTCTAATTAGCACCCTCTTTACTTTGCTAAACTGCATACTTTGAATAGCAAGCACAAGAAACTTGAAAGTGAGATCAAAACTCTTTACCTCCAACCCAAGCAATCGTCACACCACCAAGTTCCGAATCCGAGAATCTCATCAAAAAAGTTCCCGACGTACAGTTCGTAAGCATCTCCTCTGCCTGCTTCTTCCGCACAAATCCAAGAATGTACCCGTCAATCCACGGACTTCTCAGGTGCTCCCTCGTAAGTTTCATCACAGCATAGAACCACTCCCAGAATGTAAAGTTCCTCTCAGGCAAAGGTTCCTTGCAAAATTGCGCCCAGCTGAGAAGAAGGCTCGAATAATCTTGATTTCCGGGATTCGCTCCACGGAAGGCTTTCTCGGCCAGGAAGCGCAGATTATCTTCAGTCAGACAACGTCCAGTGGAAGACTTGAATTTGACATTGAGTGCCACTGCAACTTGTATCCAGGGAACTTTGTCAGGAATGACAAAAGGTACTCTCCCCGGCTCCGCGAAAGCATTGTCCCACGTAACTGTTGCCCACGCGTGTGGCTCCTGATTTCCGTGGACAATCACGACAACTGGCAAACTCAATGTCCAGACCTGAAACACAAGTTCGCCGCCGCCAACGCTAAACTGCGACTGGAAAAAGAGGGAAAACTTCTCGTCCATCACTGATTCAGTCCCCTTCTTCTCTGCTCGCTTGATTTTCTTCAGCTGCATGTTTCGAAAACTAACAGACAACTGCCTCGTCGCCTGATGATACTCCATCGTTCCCGTATTATTGAGAATATCGCCGCTGGCTTCGTTAGTCACCTTTGTCATCTTCGTGTCAGTTTTTAGCAGAGCCAGAGCCTGAGCCTCGCTGATTATGCTTACTTTGACTTGGGGTGGCGTCATGTGAACGTTCAATTTACCTCCCACCAAAAGTCGAACAGTACTCGTGAATCTTGTATTGGTTTTCATGACTTGAGGAGGCTGCTTCTCGATGATAAATGTGCTAGTCACCAGCGAACTCAAGAGCTGTGTAATCTGCGTGTTCAGCGCAGGAAGAACATCCTGCAAGCCGGGTGGATCGCGAACTGCCTTCTGTTTCAGACGCTCGGCTTCTTTAATCTGCTGACGATTCATCCAAATCAATTCAGCAAGACTCTCGCACCATTCCTGAATCGTGTCTAAATTACTGTTGAAGGACGCACCATTTCCTGCTAATTGTTGGTCTCTTTTCCACTTGAGGAGTTCATCGTCCAGGACTCTCGACTGCAGATTACTCAACTTGCTCACGTTATCTTTTAATTTGTCGGCTATATTTAAACGCAGCTGCAGCATCGTTGCTACTTTGTGATTTAGTAATTGTTCTTGCTGTTCCTTTTGCCTAAAAAGCcagtaagtttaatttaaaatgattatgcAAAATATCGTGATGTTTACTAGaagcatgattttttaattcccggccatttcctaGTTTTCTCTCagtacatttttctatttttccgatCTGGTAAAAGGGTagccacaatttttaaaaattttatctcccggtaaatattcgtgatttttcacactttaaagaaaaatacactCCCTTTGCGAAGCTCACACGTTTTTCATATGCATGATCAATTACGGAAGTTGATAAGCATCAGAAACCCTTTTCGGAAAAAATCGATtggtttttaattatataatcaaattaaaacCCCAATGataatccaatttaaaaatattaagttttaaacatttttaaacaataatgaataattagtcattttaaattgaaagtgtcttaaatttttttaaactatatatagaaccattttatgttgaaattctattatttataattaaaggcattcaaaaaaaaaaaataactaaaaattagaagcttttgaattcataaaaaaatgtccaaaatatgaattttaaatgggaaacattaaaaatggaaaatgtctAGTCcggaaagttgaaaataaaacgagCGAACTTCATTTGAAACTAAAGAAGATATATAATGccttccaaattaataatttaaaaaattctaattatacgttcaaaaatgcaataaattcgatttaaattgcaaaattaaaacctaagaAAGGAACAAATGAAACATTTAGCatttaacatgaaaattcaaaattctaaaatcgtaacaatttaaaataaattaaattattcaattactgatGCATCAATTTCAGATCGTTTAAATTGactcttttttttactttaacttcgattaaaaattttttaacttcaaactttcctttataattattattcattcttgaaattttccaatcaaatagttgtcaatttgaaatgatttagttGAATCCAATTTTTGAAGTT
It encodes:
- the LOC117172146 gene encoding signal transducer and activator of transcription 5B, producing the protein MSLWEKAQRLPPHALQQVRNIYGDHFPIEVRHFLSTWLEEKMWSNIDAENPQYEQFIANLVGSFIQELESKAASLHTSDLFPTKMKLSEAAGTFRQRYSQNPISLFKIIRHCLLTEMKLVAQVDDLGGTMMMNIVGDPMMVGDAATEIAQQVDSLRRRTHESGEDLRKMEQELEAFALSYHECTKINATLQHLSTQPQSQQNLEYEKKITRQKEQQEQLLNHKVATMLQLRLNIADKLKDNVSKLSNLQSRVLDDELLKWKRDQQLAGNGASFNSNLDTIQEWCESLAELIWMNRQQIKEAERLKQKAVRDPPGLQDVLPALNTQITQLLSSLVTSTFIIEKQPPQVMKTNTRFTSTVRLLVGGKLNVHMTPPQVKVSIISEAQALALLKTDTKMTKVTNEASGDILNNTGTMEYHQATRQLSVSFRNMQLKKIKRAEKKGTESVMDEKFSLFFQSQFSVGGGELVFQVWTLSLPVVVIVHGNQEPHAWATVTWDNAFAEPGRVPFVIPDKVPWIQVAVALNVKFKSSTGRCLTEDNLRFLAEKAFRGANPGNQDYSSLLLSWAQFCKEPLPERNFTFWEWFYAVMKLTREHLRSPWIDGYILGFVRKKQAEEMLTNCTSGTFLMRFSDSELGGVTIAWVGDTPEVFMLQPFTSKDFAIRSLPDRVSDLQHLLYLYPDVSKDQAFSKYYTPFAENQSVTNGYVRPLLVTHVPGWGGPSLGGQTPSHSSIVGVGSSSHGPGGSYPNTPSTMFQAHSPDPSVTRDTPSVASSYAPGLGQTGTGRSTSDMEYVDMMSQANDLSAIDENLTMEQMNFNFPDFIQNFGVRPQ